A genomic segment from Gavia stellata isolate bGavSte3 chromosome 4, bGavSte3.hap2, whole genome shotgun sequence encodes:
- the LOC104259334 gene encoding potassium voltage-gated channel subfamily A member 6-like, translating to MRAEEPLALAAPRAGGGEGEAEAPGEERSGGSCCSSERLVINISGLRFETQLRTLSIFPDTLLGDPSRRVRYFDPLRNEYFFDRNRPSFDAILYYYQSGGRLRRPVHVPLDIFLEEIRFYQLGQEAIETFREDEGFIQEEEKPLPQHHFQRQVWLLFEYPESSGPARAIAIVSVLVILISIVIFCLETLPEFRQEAKGAQPGFGEAAQPGDEALLLPPLPPPSGTPPPLRHAAGAGPFFTDPFFLIETLCIIWFSFELLVRFFACPSKPEFSRNIMNIIDIVAIIPYFITLGTELAQQQQQKQQPGSSSNNGGQQQAMSLAILRVIRLVRVFRIFKLSRHSKGLQILGKTLQASMRELGLLIFFLFIGVILFSSAVYFAETDDPDSLFTSIPDAFWWAVVSMTTVGYGDMYPMTIGGKIVGSLCAIAGVLTIALPVPVIVSNFNYFYHRETDHEEQCQYTHVSCGQQQSPFSEPKKGDSNQSLSKSEFLEAEDLESMKYSNFIPPNNQGYKEKKMLTEV from the coding sequence ATGCGGGCGGAGGAGCCGCTGGCGCTggcggccccgcgggcgggcggcggcgaggGGGAGGCGGAGGCGCCGGGCgaggagcggagcggcggcagctgctgcagcagcgaGCGGCTGGTGATCAACATCTCGGGGCTGCGGTTCGAGACGCAGCTGCGGACCCTCTCCATCTTCCCCGACACGCTGCTGGGAGACCCCAGCCGCCGGGTGCGCTACTTCGACCCGCTCCGCAACGAGTACTTCTTCGACCGCAACCGTCCCAGCTTCGACGCCATCCTCTACTACTACCAGTCCGGGGGGCGGCTTCGCCGGCCAGTCCATGTGCCCCTCGACATCTTCCTGGAGGAGATCCGCTTCTACCAGCTGGGCCAGGAGGCCATCGAGACCTTCCGGGAGGACGAGGGCTTCATtcaagaggaggagaagcccctgccccagcaccactTCCAGCGCCAGGTCTGGTTGCTCTTTGAGTACCCCGAGAGCTCTGGGCCGGCCCGGGCCATCGCCATTGTCTCCGTGCTGGTCATCCTCATCTCCATCGTCATCTTCTGCCTGGAGACCCTGCCCGAGTTCCGCCAGGAGGCCAAGGGAGCCCAGCCTGGCTTTGGGGAGGCGGCGCAGCCCGGCGACGAGGCGCTGCTGTTGCCACCGCTGCCACCGCCAAGTGGGACTCCTCCGCCCCTGCGCCACGCTGCCGGCGCCGGCCCCTTCTTCACCGACCCCTTCTTCCTCATTGAGACCTTGTGCATCATCTGGTTCTCCTTTGAGCTCCTTGTCCGCTTCTTCGCCTGCCCCAGCAAGCCCGAGTTCTCCCGCAACATCATGAACATCATCGACATTGTGGCCATCATCCCCTACTTCATCACCCTGGGCACCgagctggcccagcagcagcagcagaagcagcagcccgggagcagcagcaacaatGGAGGCCAGCAGCAAGCCATGTCCCTGGCCATCCTCAGAGTCATCCGCCTGGTCAGAGTCTTTAGGATCTTCAAGCTCTCCAGGCACTCCAAGGGGCTGCAGATCTTGGGGAAGACTCTCCAGGCTAGCATGAGGGAGCTGGGCCtcctcatcttcttcctcttcatcgGGGTGATCCTCTTCTCCAGTGCCGTCTACTTCGCAGAGACTGATGACCCCGACTCCCTGTTCACCAGCATCCCTGATGCTTTTTGGTGGGCGGTGGTGTCCATGACCACCGTGGGGTATGGGGACATGTATCCCATGACAATTGGTGGCAAGATTGTGGGTTCCTTGTGTGCCATCGCAGGTGTGCTCACCATtgccctccctgtccctgtcaTCGTGTCCAACTTCAACTACTTCTACCACCGAGAGACTGATCATGAAGAGCAGTGCCAGTACACCCACGTCagctgtggccagcagcagtcaCCCTTCTCTGAGCCCAAGAAGGGGGACAGTAATCAGTCTCTCAGCAAATCTGAATTCCTGGAAGCAGAAGACCTGGAGTCCATGAAATATTCCAACTTCATTCCTCCCAACAACCAGGGttataaagagaagaaaatgctgaCAGAGGTGTGA